From one Methanolobus chelungpuianus genomic stretch:
- a CDS encoding helix-turn-helix transcriptional regulator: MDMEALLRSINSPRQSLLPQLRLLETHYLIAQSDDAYELTSVGRLLMERMKPLLGIVDTLDCDINYWGKHKLDFIPPHLLSRMRDLGICKVITPCLVNLYDINEEFFEKCKTSKSLTIAVTFLYPNFPEIYNAWIDRGVQVTVIVSKGLFEIIRSNYADEFRKLLSGGKLHLLVYNDVMDFVSFGHNDHCAFFRLFLNTGEYDNNQLMCCSPGAVEWARELCEHYRKNSTPVNDV; the protein is encoded by the coding sequence ATGGACATGGAAGCTCTCCTAAGATCCATTAATTCCCCGCGGCAGTCACTGCTTCCCCAGCTGCGCTTACTTGAGACTCACTACCTGATAGCACAATCGGACGATGCCTATGAGCTGACATCGGTAGGCAGACTGCTTATGGAAAGGATGAAACCTTTGCTGGGCATTGTGGATACGCTTGATTGCGATATCAACTACTGGGGAAAGCATAAACTGGACTTCATTCCTCCGCACCTGCTGAGCCGCATGCGCGACCTTGGCATCTGCAAAGTGATAACACCCTGCCTGGTGAACCTTTACGACATCAATGAGGAGTTCTTTGAGAAATGCAAAACTTCAAAGTCCCTGACAATAGCGGTTACATTCCTCTATCCAAATTTTCCCGAAATATATAATGCGTGGATAGACAGAGGGGTGCAGGTGACAGTTATTGTAAGTAAAGGGCTCTTTGAGATAATTAGGTCAAACTATGCCGATGAATTCAGAAAACTCCTTTCCGGTGGGAAACTTCACCTTCTTGTGTATAATGATGTAATGGATTTCGTCTCCTTTGGCCACAATGACCATTGCGCATTTTTCAGGCTTTTCCTGAATACAGGAGAGTACGACAACAACCAGCTGATGTGCTGCAGTCCAGGTGCGGTGGAATGGGCCAGGGAGCTCTGTGAACACTACAGGAAGAATTCCACTCCTGTAAATGACGTTTAA
- a CDS encoding helix-turn-helix transcriptional regulator has protein sequence MRKMLVDVIFASEKRKDMLLLLREGKMEMGDILSSLDTTRQALLPQAKVLEEHHLVTHRNDSYELTAIGELLVAEIIPLIDKAEVMGVNLDYWGTHDLGFIPPHLLDRIGDIRECTVTEPSLVDTYEVNRDFLEMAYRSSSLYFIFNFMHPSLPSIIDQFLQRNIDVYIIVSKDVLKKLKEELHEVTERFITGGKMRCCLHEKEMKLLSLAINDSCFVLRLFSRDNTFCNKQLACCTPRAHQWARDLFDHYMKDSVPITKL, from the coding sequence ATGAGGAAAATGCTGGTAGATGTGATATTCGCTTCCGAGAAAAGGAAGGATATGCTCTTGCTACTGCGGGAAGGAAAGATGGAAATGGGAGATATTCTCAGCTCTCTTGATACCACCAGGCAGGCATTGCTCCCGCAGGCAAAAGTGCTTGAAGAGCATCATCTTGTTACTCACAGGAACGACTCTTATGAACTGACAGCGATCGGAGAGCTATTGGTCGCTGAGATAATCCCTCTGATCGATAAAGCTGAAGTTATGGGAGTGAATCTGGATTACTGGGGCACCCACGATCTTGGTTTTATCCCGCCTCACCTGCTGGACCGTATTGGCGATATCAGGGAGTGCACGGTAACAGAACCCAGTCTTGTGGACACATATGAGGTCAACAGGGACTTCCTCGAAATGGCATATAGGAGCAGTTCCCTATACTTCATATTCAATTTTATGCACCCCAGTCTCCCTTCAATCATCGATCAGTTCTTACAGAGAAATATAGATGTATACATCATAGTCAGCAAGGATGTGCTGAAAAAACTCAAAGAGGAATTGCATGAAGTGACCGAGAGGTTTATTACAGGTGGTAAGATGAGATGTTGTCTCCATGAAAAAGAAATGAAGCTGCTGTCCCTGGCCATTAATGACAGCTGCTTTGTCTTAAGGCTCTTCTCAAGGGACAACACGTTCTGCAACAAGCAGCTGGCCTGCTGTACTCCCAGGGCACACCAGTGGGCCAGAGACCTTTTTGATCATTACATGAAGGATTCCGTACCAATAACAAAACTATAG
- a CDS encoding helix-turn-helix transcriptional regulator produces MGLKEIAALQEAPYMRKPLLDVIFASDKRKNVLLLLQDGPQRTEVLLDSMKTTRQALLPQIRILEEHQLVGRTDDSYELTTIGHLVVERMPYLLGTVKALEIDTDYWGTHDLNFIPPRLLERIGEIRNSTIVNPSVIDLHDLMKDFYETSIKSKSLNIATIFYHPQFIGLFADLIRAGISVRVIASEDMVEKSRTNVGEVLDSMIGSEFFQLWVYGEEMKFMSFAYNDLYMRMSPLTDTGRYDFKHLISFDQEAVGWARELFEHYLKGAARITDI; encoded by the coding sequence ATGGGGTTAAAGGAGATTGCTGCGCTACAGGAAGCACCTTACATGAGAAAGCCTTTACTTGACGTGATATTTGCATCAGATAAAAGGAAGAATGTCCTTCTGTTGCTGCAGGATGGTCCGCAAAGAACTGAAGTACTGCTTGATTCTATGAAGACGACAAGGCAGGCTTTGCTCCCGCAGATAAGGATTTTGGAGGAGCATCAGCTTGTCGGCCGGACAGATGATTCTTACGAACTGACAACTATCGGGCATCTGGTGGTTGAGAGAATGCCTTACCTTCTGGGTACCGTCAAGGCACTTGAGATCGATACTGATTACTGGGGAACTCATGACCTGAATTTTATCCCGCCCCGTCTTCTGGAAAGGATCGGTGAGATAAGGAACAGCACGATAGTGAATCCTTCTGTTATAGACCTGCACGACCTCATGAAAGATTTCTATGAAACTTCCATAAAGTCGAAATCACTTAATATAGCCACTATATTCTATCATCCTCAATTCATTGGGCTGTTTGCTGATCTCATCCGGGCGGGAATAAGTGTGCGTGTCATCGCCTCTGAGGACATGGTGGAAAAGAGCAGAACCAATGTAGGTGAAGTGCTTGATAGCATGATAGGAAGTGAGTTCTTCCAGCTTTGGGTATACGGGGAGGAGATGAAGTTCATGTCCTTTGCCTATAATGACCTCTACATGAGGATGAGTCCGCTGACAGACACAGGACGGTATGATTTCAAACATCTCATATCCTTCGATCAGGAAGCAGTAGGCTGGGCAAGGGAACTGTTTGAACATTATCTGAAGGGAGCGGCACGGATAACTGATATATGA
- the lon gene encoding endopeptidase La: MYFQLTKENREGLVIPLFEMVVYPGSQTKFLADRNTGEIMLKEMEDNSSAYAVGLTLKKGAKLPDLSEDSLYKTGNLLEIKSVQAADEGYVIVAKSVQRIKAASIYQKEGLLYATYRPVPDIDDLDEDFREKLMADVKKTVHEIGDRFQGAGQFTRLVEKMDSIDQIMGFVMPYMPIELEEKQDLLETVSARERYLTFLYVLTNQKENINLQIEVAKKVADKVSKSNREAMLREQLKVIQEELNGADDPVSGEGGYRERIESSTMPDEVKKKAFSELKKLETGGPHNPEGSVIRNYLDLLLDLPWTVQEKKSIDITEARRVLESNHNGLEKVKERIIQHLAVMKLRHEKQGSILLFAGPPGTGKTSLGKSIADALGREYVRVSLGGVRDEAEIRGHRRTYVGALPGRIIQGMRKAGTKNPVFILDEIDKLSASYSGDPASALLEVLDPEQNSSFSDHYLEVPYDLSEVLFIATANSLASIPAPLLDRMEMIEISGYTKNEKLSIARDHILPAILEDHGLDGDKLRIEDDALKAIIDKYTREAGVRGLKKQLARTARFVSEKIVSGKAELPCVVKADMLKDILGKEMIRQEEARKENVPGVVTGLAWTPFGGDILFIEGTFMPGTGKLTLTGQLGDVMKESAHISLSLVRSRLSGTSSSFDFAASDIHVHVPSGATPKDGPSAGVTLFTALTSMITGKAVDPRLAMTGEITLSGAVMPVGGIKEKVLAAHRAGIRKVILPRENERDLEDVPEDVRNELKFVTVETIEEVLKEALGIDMPRTLVSYAGNSYVHA, encoded by the coding sequence ATGTATTTCCAACTGACTAAAGAAAACAGAGAGGGTCTTGTGATCCCTCTCTTTGAGATGGTCGTTTACCCGGGAAGCCAGACAAAGTTCCTGGCTGACAGGAACACCGGGGAAATAATGCTGAAGGAGATGGAAGATAACAGTTCTGCCTATGCAGTAGGACTGACCCTGAAAAAGGGTGCGAAGCTCCCGGACCTGTCAGAGGACAGCCTGTATAAGACAGGGAACCTGCTTGAGATCAAATCGGTCCAGGCTGCAGATGAGGGATATGTGATCGTGGCGAAGTCTGTCCAGAGAATAAAGGCTGCTTCCATATACCAGAAGGAAGGACTGCTCTATGCAACATACAGGCCTGTCCCGGATATTGATGACCTTGATGAGGATTTCAGGGAAAAGCTGATGGCTGACGTGAAAAAGACAGTTCATGAGATAGGTGACCGCTTCCAGGGAGCCGGCCAGTTCACGAGGCTGGTAGAGAAAATGGATTCCATTGACCAGATAATGGGATTCGTAATGCCCTACATGCCAATCGAGCTGGAGGAAAAGCAGGATCTGCTGGAGACTGTCTCTGCCCGCGAGCGTTACCTGACATTCCTCTATGTCCTGACGAACCAGAAAGAGAACATCAACCTGCAGATCGAGGTGGCAAAGAAGGTGGCAGACAAGGTGAGCAAATCCAACAGGGAAGCCATGCTGCGTGAGCAGCTCAAGGTGATACAGGAGGAACTTAACGGAGCCGACGACCCTGTCTCAGGCGAGGGAGGATACAGGGAGAGGATCGAGAGTTCCACAATGCCTGACGAGGTAAAGAAGAAGGCATTCTCCGAACTGAAGAAACTCGAAACTGGAGGACCTCATAACCCCGAGGGTTCAGTCATAAGGAACTACCTGGACCTTCTGCTTGACCTTCCGTGGACAGTGCAAGAGAAAAAGAGCATTGACATTACAGAGGCCCGTCGCGTTCTCGAGAGCAACCACAACGGCCTTGAAAAGGTTAAGGAGAGGATCATCCAGCATCTTGCAGTGATGAAGCTCAGGCACGAGAAACAGGGTTCGATCCTGCTCTTCGCAGGGCCGCCTGGAACAGGTAAGACAAGCCTCGGTAAGAGCATTGCGGATGCCCTTGGCAGGGAATATGTCCGCGTGAGCCTCGGAGGAGTAAGGGATGAAGCTGAGATCAGGGGCCACAGGCGCACCTACGTGGGAGCCCTCCCCGGAAGGATCATACAGGGCATGAGGAAGGCAGGCACCAAAAACCCGGTGTTCATCCTGGACGAGATCGACAAGCTCTCAGCCTCCTACTCGGGAGATCCGGCAAGCGCCCTCCTGGAAGTACTGGACCCGGAGCAGAACAGCAGCTTCTCGGACCATTACCTGGAAGTTCCCTATGACCTCTCAGAGGTGCTCTTCATAGCGACTGCCAACTCCCTGGCAAGCATACCGGCACCGCTCCTTGACAGGATGGAGATGATAGAGATCTCGGGCTACACGAAGAACGAGAAACTTTCCATTGCAAGGGACCACATACTGCCTGCTATACTGGAAGACCACGGCCTTGATGGGGATAAGCTGAGGATCGAGGACGATGCCCTGAAGGCCATCATCGATAAGTACACCAGGGAAGCGGGAGTGCGCGGACTGAAGAAGCAGCTTGCAAGAACTGCAAGGTTCGTATCCGAGAAGATAGTTTCAGGAAAGGCCGAGCTCCCCTGTGTGGTAAAGGCAGACATGCTCAAGGATATCCTCGGTAAAGAAATGATCCGGCAGGAAGAGGCCCGGAAAGAGAACGTGCCCGGAGTGGTTACAGGACTCGCATGGACTCCCTTCGGAGGGGATATCCTCTTCATAGAGGGGACATTCATGCCAGGGACCGGTAAGCTCACGCTTACAGGCCAGCTTGGCGACGTCATGAAAGAATCGGCACATATCTCCCTGAGCCTTGTCAGGTCCAGGCTTTCAGGTACATCCAGCAGCTTCGACTTTGCCGCAAGCGATATCCACGTGCATGTGCCATCCGGTGCGACTCCCAAGGACGGACCTTCGGCAGGTGTGACCCTCTTCACGGCCCTGACCTCCATGATCACGGGCAAGGCGGTCGATCCCAGGCTTGCCATGACCGGCGAGATAACACTCAGCGGCGCAGTAATGCCCGTGGGAGGCATAAAGGAGAAGGTGCTGGCTGCACACAGGGCTGGCATAAGGAAGGTCATCCTGCCCAGGGAGAACGAAAGGGACCTGGAGGATGTGCCTGAGGATGTCAGGAACGAGCTTAAGTTCGTAACTGTGGAGACCATCGAGGAGGTCCTGAAAGAGGCCCTGGGTATAGACATGCCCAGGACCCTTGTGTCCTATGCGGGGAACAGCTACGTCCATGCATGA
- a CDS encoding helix-turn-helix transcriptional regulator, protein MKSILELIFSSEKRKKMLLLLQGGPREMTELMEALDTTRQVLLPQAKILAEKHLIRRTDDSYELTTLGRLVVDDMLPLIGTASLLDNGCDYMGTHYLDFIPPYLLKRLRELESCRLIEVPLAQLFDIDERFFEEAKRTKFLYMVTAFMFPTFGKIFSELAADDVEISVIVSKDLYEKLLHDNREELQDLLENRNISFYSYPENFDFVSFSLTDHSILLRLLTQEGNYDNKKIMFSSDSAREWGREFFEHYKTDSKEMSMEKIPDRTND, encoded by the coding sequence ATGAAATCAATACTTGAGTTGATATTCTCATCTGAGAAAAGAAAGAAGATGCTTTTACTTTTGCAGGGAGGACCCAGGGAAATGACAGAACTCATGGAAGCACTGGATACGACCAGGCAGGTCTTGCTTCCCCAGGCTAAGATCCTCGCTGAAAAACACCTTATCCGAAGGACCGATGACAGTTACGAACTGACGACCCTTGGAAGACTTGTTGTTGATGATATGCTGCCTTTGATCGGAACTGCCAGCCTGCTGGACAACGGATGCGACTATATGGGCACTCACTATCTGGATTTCATCCCTCCTTACCTTCTGAAAAGGCTGCGTGAACTGGAGTCATGCAGACTGATCGAAGTCCCTTTGGCCCAGTTGTTCGATATAGATGAGCGTTTCTTTGAGGAGGCTAAAAGGACTAAGTTCCTGTACATGGTCACTGCGTTTATGTTTCCTACCTTCGGGAAGATATTCTCCGAACTGGCGGCAGATGATGTGGAGATCTCGGTCATCGTTTCAAAGGACCTTTATGAAAAGCTACTGCACGATAACCGAGAAGAACTTCAGGACCTGCTGGAAAACAGGAACATTTCTTTTTACTCGTATCCTGAGAACTTTGACTTCGTGTCTTTCTCACTGACCGATCATAGTATCCTGCTGAGATTATTAACGCAGGAGGGCAACTACGACAACAAGAAAATAATGTTCTCCAGTGACAGTGCACGCGAATGGGGCAGGGAGTTCTTTGAGCATTATAAAACAGACTCAAAAGAGATGAGCATGGAGAAAATTCCCGACCGGACAAATGATTAG
- a CDS encoding helix-turn-helix transcriptional regulator, which translates to MKKPLLDVIFASEKRMNMMLMLQDGPRPMEEILEQLEVARPALLPQVRILEEHYLVKGSNDIYELTPLGKMVIDKMTPLMGTIEVFQDDTEYWGTHHLGFIPPHLFERIREIGKCQEVNLTLTESYQLNQEVVRTTFMSKAFHVITSFFHPNYPRVFPEMNREGVSLHIITTPGVIETMRTYHADVFGELLKSESFHLYTYPEEMGIQVVAYNDYYLLLRLLTNEKYVDINHMLCSNPGALQWGKELFDHYMKGSQPVTKL; encoded by the coding sequence ATGAAGAAGCCGCTGCTTGATGTCATATTTGCTTCAGAGAAGAGAATGAATATGATGCTAATGCTACAGGATGGTCCCAGGCCGATGGAAGAAATACTTGAGCAACTGGAAGTGGCAAGACCGGCTCTGCTTCCCCAGGTAAGGATCCTGGAGGAGCACTATCTGGTTAAGGGTTCAAATGACATCTATGAACTGACCCCCCTGGGAAAAATGGTCATTGACAAAATGACGCCTCTCATGGGAACAATTGAGGTTTTTCAGGATGATACGGAATACTGGGGCACTCATCACCTTGGCTTCATCCCACCCCATCTTTTTGAACGTATCCGGGAGATCGGGAAATGCCAGGAGGTGAACCTGACACTCACGGAGTCATACCAGCTTAACCAGGAAGTGGTCCGGACAACTTTCATGTCCAAGGCTTTCCATGTAATAACTTCTTTTTTTCATCCGAACTATCCCAGGGTGTTTCCTGAAATGAACCGGGAAGGTGTCAGCTTACATATCATTACTACTCCGGGAGTAATTGAAACAATGCGTACCTACCACGCAGACGTATTTGGCGAGCTCCTCAAAAGTGAATCGTTCCATCTTTATACCTATCCTGAGGAAATGGGTATCCAGGTAGTTGCATATAACGACTATTACCTTCTGCTGCGCCTGCTGACCAACGAAAAGTATGTCGATATCAATCACATGCTCTGCTCAAATCCGGGTGCTCTCCAGTGGGGAAAGGAACTCTTCGATCATTATATGAAAGGCTCGCAGCCCGTTACGAAACTATAA
- a CDS encoding YggS family pyridoxal phosphate-dependent enzyme, whose amino-acid sequence MSVHDTVKDLLRELGTVKLVCVTKTVEPAMINEAIRAGATIIGENRVQELERKLEELLPSERHLIGHLQTNKVRKAVQLFDVIQSADSLKLLQDIDRKAGSLGKVQKLLLQVNISEESQKFGFAEGELGQVLAEVRSLRHVRVEGLMCMAPFVPAEETRPYFRRMKTLFGNIRDTYGNAGNIDIRELSMGMSGDYRVAIEEGATMVRLGSSIFGDREY is encoded by the coding sequence ATGTCAGTCCATGATACAGTAAAGGATCTCCTCCGGGAGCTTGGAACCGTAAAGCTTGTCTGCGTTACCAAGACAGTGGAGCCTGCAATGATAAACGAGGCCATCAGGGCCGGGGCTACGATCATAGGAGAGAACAGGGTCCAGGAATTAGAGCGCAAGCTTGAAGAGCTTCTGCCCTCTGAGAGGCACCTCATTGGCCATTTGCAGACCAATAAGGTCCGAAAGGCTGTTCAGCTCTTTGATGTGATCCAGTCTGCGGATTCCCTGAAACTGCTGCAGGACATTGACAGGAAAGCCGGGTCTCTCGGTAAAGTGCAGAAGTTACTCCTCCAGGTCAACATCAGCGAGGAGTCACAGAAATTCGGTTTTGCAGAGGGGGAGCTTGGGCAAGTGCTGGCAGAGGTCCGTTCACTCCGTCACGTCAGGGTGGAAGGACTCATGTGCATGGCTCCTTTTGTACCGGCTGAAGAGACCAGGCCATATTTCAGGAGAATGAAAACGCTTTTCGGGAATATCAGAGACACATATGGGAATGCAGGTAACATCGATATCAGGGAGCTGTCAATGGGAATGTCCGGGGATTACAGGGTTGCCATCGAGGAAGGAGCTACCATGGTGAGGCTTGGCTCTTCTATTTTCGGGGACAGGGAGTACTGA
- a CDS encoding MarR family winged helix-turn-helix transcriptional regulator gives MMDKKEHLLAVFERLLSIRNECSCEILSSCGLPDITVKQIGYLKVIDEHGKVTFSSLAKITQNSKPTISEMVNRFVQMECVYRERSPNDGRIFYIRLTEKGQMIARSDESALLRLIERMTDSLDEREMNTLVRILRKVE, from the coding sequence ATGATGGATAAAAAAGAGCATTTATTGGCGGTCTTTGAGAGACTGCTCAGTATCAGGAATGAATGCTCTTGTGAGATCCTGTCTTCATGCGGGCTTCCGGATATTACCGTGAAGCAGATAGGATACCTGAAAGTCATAGACGAACATGGGAAAGTGACATTCAGCAGCCTTGCAAAGATCACCCAAAACTCAAAGCCTACCATTTCGGAGATGGTAAACAGATTCGTTCAGATGGAATGTGTGTACAGGGAAAGATCCCCCAATGACGGCAGGATATTCTATATTCGCCTGACAGAGAAAGGGCAGATGATAGCCCGTTCAGATGAGAGTGCCTTGCTGAGGCTTATTGAAAGGATGACGGATTCGCTGGATGAGAGAGAAATGAATACCCTGGTGCGTATATTAAGGAAAGTGGAATGA
- a CDS encoding helix-turn-helix transcriptional regulator — MKKSLVDVVFMSEKRKLVLLLLKDGARDMEDLLFALDTSRVALLPQIRILEEHHLVSHYRDTYDLTKIGKLVVDEMCPLLDTIDVLNEEISYWGTRSLDFIPPHLLNRINELGKSKIISPSPADMYDVHDDFHEMAKNSSDVFSVTSFLYSHFPELFDEITSCDTHMHVIVPRELFDKLRMNDSIGLERILSNNKVDLFVHPGSFRFLSFGYNDNNAILSPLNDSGDFDNRHMLCTDSHALQWVKDLYEHYVKDAVAVTLMDVRPTLQADVN, encoded by the coding sequence GTGAAAAAATCATTGGTTGATGTAGTTTTCATGTCCGAGAAGAGAAAACTGGTGCTTTTGCTATTGAAAGACGGCGCCAGGGATATGGAAGACCTTCTTTTTGCTCTTGATACCAGCAGAGTGGCACTGCTTCCCCAGATAAGGATACTTGAGGAGCATCACCTTGTGTCTCACTACAGGGACACTTACGATCTGACAAAGATAGGAAAGCTCGTGGTCGATGAGATGTGCCCGTTACTGGATACTATCGACGTTCTCAATGAAGAGATATCTTACTGGGGCACCCGCAGTCTTGATTTCATCCCTCCTCACCTCTTGAACAGGATAAATGAACTTGGGAAAAGCAAGATCATTAGCCCTTCTCCTGCAGATATGTATGATGTTCATGATGATTTCCATGAGATGGCTAAAAATTCATCAGATGTGTTTTCAGTTACTTCGTTCCTGTACTCACATTTCCCCGAACTGTTCGATGAAATAACCTCCTGTGATACGCATATGCATGTCATCGTTCCCCGGGAGCTGTTCGATAAACTAAGAATGAACGACTCCATTGGTCTTGAAAGGATACTCAGTAATAACAAGGTCGATCTTTTTGTCCATCCTGGCAGTTTCAGGTTCCTGTCTTTCGGATACAATGACAATAATGCAATACTGTCCCCGCTTAACGACAGTGGCGATTTTGATAACAGGCATATGCTCTGTACAGATTCCCATGCACTTCAGTGGGTAAAAGACCTTTATGAGCATTATGTGAAAGATGCAGTAGCAGTGACCCTAATGGATGTAAGGCCTACGTTACAGGCTGATGTTAACTGA
- a CDS encoding metal-binding protein — translation MPDGKTHEVINAAVLMASIGGLYYFSAGYGNAVIATYLDTYTILTFAAAYIFATLFLSPDLDIDSKPYRRWRMLRVLWWPYKTIFKHRGLSHNPVIGPVSIVLNLALIVVPLLLLAGVSLQSLPSGSVIAAIAGIVLSIEVHIISDNVISRMKSAF, via the coding sequence ATGCCGGACGGAAAAACGCATGAAGTCATCAATGCTGCAGTACTGATGGCCTCAATAGGAGGCCTGTATTACTTTTCAGCAGGATACGGAAATGCTGTGATTGCCACATACCTTGATACCTACACGATACTTACCTTTGCCGCAGCGTATATATTCGCAACGCTTTTCCTTAGCCCTGACCTTGACATTGACAGCAAGCCCTACAGGAGATGGAGGATGCTCAGGGTACTATGGTGGCCCTATAAAACAATATTCAAACACAGGGGCCTTTCCCATAATCCTGTCATCGGGCCCGTTTCCATAGTGCTGAACCTTGCATTGATAGTGGTTCCGCTGCTCCTGCTTGCAGGCGTTAGTCTGCAGAGCCTGCCTTCAGGCTCCGTTATAGCAGCCATAGCGGGTATTGTGCTGTCGATAGAGGTTCACATTATCTCTGATAATGTCATCTCAAGGATGAAGAGTGCTTTTTAA
- a CDS encoding MFS transporter, with protein sequence MVGKAPSQEGSTGRSVKDTEIPSQEPGICQTADTVITKTQKQLVLLIAILAGFITPFDGSAVNIALPTIGAEFHMDAIALSWVATAYLLSSAVFLVPFGKIADIYGRKKVFLYGITVFSLASLAMVMVPSTEMLIGVRVVQGLGSAMIFGTGVAILTSVFPPGERGAALGIYITAVYVGLSSGPFLGGIMTQQLGWRSIFLVNVPIGIAAILLILWKLRGEWAECRGERFDLAGSVIYGLSVVAVMYGFSLLPDMQGFSLIAAGIIGLIIFALYELRVPFPVLDMRLLTGNRVFALSNLSALINYSATFAVAFLLSLDLQYTKGFTPQDAGFILIVQPVVQAILSPVAGRLSDRVEPRFIASAGMAFTAAGLFMLTFVTETTSIYYIILALLVLGTGFGLFSSPNTNVIMSSVDKKFYGVASGMNGTMRLLGQMLSMGIAMMILAIVTGPVVITPEYYPQFIASMRYAFSLFTIFCIVGIFASLARGKVERAAPAKR encoded by the coding sequence ATGGTAGGGAAAGCACCCAGTCAGGAGGGGAGTACAGGTCGTTCTGTGAAAGATACTGAAATACCTTCGCAGGAACCCGGCATATGCCAGACTGCTGATACCGTTATCACTAAAACGCAGAAGCAGCTTGTGCTTTTGATAGCGATACTGGCTGGTTTCATCACTCCTTTTGACGGCTCCGCAGTTAATATCGCCCTGCCGACCATCGGCGCGGAGTTCCATATGGACGCGATCGCTCTTTCCTGGGTAGCCACCGCGTACCTGCTCTCATCCGCAGTGTTCCTTGTGCCCTTCGGGAAGATCGCCGATATCTACGGGAGGAAAAAGGTCTTCCTTTATGGTATAACAGTCTTCAGCCTTGCATCCCTGGCAATGGTAATGGTGCCCTCAACGGAAATGCTCATCGGGGTCCGGGTTGTCCAGGGGCTGGGAAGTGCCATGATCTTCGGGACAGGAGTTGCGATCCTTACTTCAGTTTTCCCTCCGGGTGAAAGAGGAGCGGCCCTTGGCATTTATATCACTGCGGTCTATGTCGGACTATCCAGCGGGCCCTTCCTGGGTGGTATAATGACCCAGCAGCTTGGATGGAGGAGCATATTCCTTGTGAATGTCCCCATCGGTATTGCAGCTATCCTGCTCATTCTCTGGAAGCTCAGAGGTGAGTGGGCCGAGTGCCGGGGGGAGAGATTTGACCTGGCAGGCTCTGTCATCTACGGCCTCTCAGTGGTTGCGGTCATGTACGGTTTCTCACTGCTCCCGGACATGCAGGGCTTTTCACTTATAGCGGCAGGGATTATCGGACTTATCATCTTTGCCCTTTATGAGTTGAGAGTGCCTTTCCCTGTCCTGGACATGAGGCTCCTGACAGGGAACAGGGTGTTCGCTCTCTCGAACCTTTCCGCGCTCATCAACTACAGTGCTACCTTCGCGGTGGCTTTTCTCCTTAGCCTGGACCTGCAGTACACCAAGGGTTTCACTCCGCAGGATGCGGGTTTTATTCTCATAGTCCAGCCGGTCGTTCAGGCTATCCTTTCCCCGGTTGCAGGCCGCCTGTCTGACAGGGTAGAGCCACGCTTTATTGCTTCTGCCGGGATGGCCTTTACAGCGGCAGGGCTCTTCATGCTTACCTTCGTTACGGAAACGACGTCTATCTATTACATCATACTCGCACTCCTGGTACTTGGGACGGGCTTCGGCCTTTTCTCATCTCCCAACACAAACGTTATCATGAGCTCAGTGGACAAGAAGTTCTATGGCGTTGCATCGGGCATGAACGGAACAATGCGACTTCTCGGGCAGATGCTCTCAATGGGTATCGCAATGATGATACTTGCCATTGTCACGGGTCCTGTAGTAATAACGCCTGAATACTACCCTCAGTTCATTGCAAGCATGCGTTATGCTTTCAGCCTCTTCACAATATTCTGTATAGTGGGGATCTTTGCTTCACTTGCCAGGGGAAAAGTTGAGAGGGCGGCTCCTGCAAAAAGGTAG